Below is a genomic region from Pseudarthrobacter sulfonivorans.
CTCAGTGTCGTGGAGGAGCGTGAAGGAGTGCGCGGCGGTCCCTACCGTTTTGATGCCGTACCGGAAGCCGGCCTCGAGGTTGGAGGTGCTGTCGAACCCGGCAATGACGGCGGCGCGGGCTGCCGCGACTGCCGATTCCTCGTGGGTCCGCCGGGATCCCATTTCGATGCAGGGCCGGTTGCCGGCAGCGGTGATCATGCGGGATGCGGCGGAAGCGATGGCACTGTCATGGTTCAGGACCGAGAGCAGGTAGGTTTCCAGCATGCAGGCTTCGGCAAACGTTGATTCGACAATCAGGATGGGGGAGTTGGGGAAGTACGCCTCGCCCTCCGGGTAGCCCCAGATGTCACCGGAAAAGCGGTAGTTCGCCAGGTAGTCCAGGGTGTCCTGGTTGACCACGCCGGTCCGCCCCAGGAAGTCCAGCTCGGCTTCGCCGAACCGGAAGTCGGCGATGCCTTCCAGCAGGCGGCCCGTTCCCGCCACAATCCCGTACCGCCGGCCGTCCGGCAGGCGCCGGGCAAAAGCCTCGAAGACGGACCTGCGGTGTGCGGCGCCCGAGTGCAGGGACGCCTGCAGCATGGTCAGCTCGTAGTGGTCTGTGTAAAAGGACGTGCGGGGATGGTCCCAGCTGGCGGAGGTACTCACAAAATTCACTCTAGTGTGCATCCCCATAGAATGGACAGATGACCTTAAGCGTTGCGCTCGGCCCTGATACACAGGAGGGCACCCGGACCGGGACAGAGGCGTCCACGGACTCCCTGACCGCCCCGGACATCCCTTGGAACCTGGTGATCTGGAACGATCCCGTCAACCTGATGAGTTACGTCAGCTATGTCTTCCAAAGCTACTTCGGCTACGCCGAGTCCAAAGCCAACAAGCTGATGATGGAAGTCCACAAAAAGGGCCGGTCCATTGTTGCCCACGGCAGCAAGGAACAGGTTGAGCGGCATGCCGTGGCCATGCACGGCTTCGGCCTCTGGGCCACCGTGGAGAGGGCCTCCGGCGGGAATGGTGGAAGCTCCAAAAACTCAGGAAAATCCGGCGGGTCCGGGCAGGGCAAGGGGAAACGTGGCTAAGGCATTCAAATACGGGCTCAAGGGCATCACCGGGTTCCTGGAACCCGCCGAACGGGAACTGCTCCGCAGCCTGATCGATGACGTCATCTCCATGCTCCAGCCGGCCGAACACACCAGCCAGGATCCGCTGGCCGCCCTGATCGGACTGGATATGGACGTCCAGGAACCGACGGACCGTGCCGTTAAGCGGTTGCTGCCCAACGTGATGAAGAACGACGACGGCGCGTCCCTGGAGTTCCGCCAGCTCACCGAGCGCTCGTTGCGGGAAACCAAGATCGGCGCGCTGCGCGCCGCCGCCCTGGACCTGGACAGGGATGAAGTGGTCCTCACCGCCGAAGGGGCAAGGTTCTGGTCCATGGCCCTGAACGATGTGCGCCTGGTGCTGGCGGAACGCCTGGATATCCGGGATGAAGAGGACGCCGAACACGTGCACCTGATGCAGGACTGGTCCCAGGCCGAGGACGTGGAAAGTTACCTCGCCCTGGTGTACAACTTCACCACGTGGCTGCAGGAATCACTGGTCCAGGCGATGCTCCAGTCCCTGGACTCACGGGGCTGAACTGCTGTCCTGTTCCGGGATTCGACCGCCAATGTGACAAATTTGACATGAGTCGGGCGCCACAATGTGATGGCTGCGGCCCCGGGGAAGACCTATCCTCGAATAATCATGACTACAGCCTCGAGCATGGATCCGTCAGGCGCAGCCGCATCGGACTCCGCAGCCAGCAGCACCACCGCGCAGGTGGGGTCCCGCCCCATCGGCATCTTTGATTCCGGTGTCGGCGGACTGACCGTGGCGCGGTCCATCATCGACCAGCTCCCCAACGAGTCCATCCTCTATGTGGGGGATACCGCCAACGGGCCCTACGGGCCCTTGCCCATTGCCGAAGTCCGCGCCAACGCCCTGGGCGTGATGGACGAACTGGTGGACTCCGGCGTCAAGCTGCTGACCATTGCCTGCAACTCGGCGTCGGCCGCTGTCCTGAGGGACGCCCGCGAGCGGTACACGGCGAAATACGGCATCCCCGTCATCGAGGTGATCCAGCCGGCCGTCCGGCGGGCTGTCGCTGCCACCCGCAGTGGGCGTATCGGCGTCATCGGAACCTCCGCCACCGTTGGTTCACGGGCTTACGAAGACACGTTCGCCGCCGCGCCGGACCTGGCGATCACGTCCGTGGCCTGCCCCGAGTTCGTGAGCTACGTGGAGGCCGGGATCACCACCGGACCCGCCTTGCTGGCTATTGCCGAAGAGTACCTGGCGCCGCTGAAGGCGGCAGGCGTGGACACCGTGGTGCTGGGCTGCACGCACTATCCGCTGCTGACCGGCGTCATCTCGTTCGTGATGGGCGACGCCGTGACGCTCGTGTCCAGCGCGGAGGAAACGGCGAAGGACGTGTACCGGGCCCTCGCCACCCACGACCTTCAGCGCACTGCTGTAACACCGCCGGAACACCACTTCATCGCCACCGGTGACGCCGGCCAGTTCGAAACGCTGGCCCGCCGTTTCCTGGGCCCGGAGGTCCTGTCCGTCCGGCACGTGGACCATGTGGCAGCCCAATACCCCACCGGCAGCCTGGCGCGGATCACGCCCGAGATGATCGCGGCTGCGCAGATCGCCAGCGCCCGGCAGTCGTCGTCGGGACCTCGGATTTCGAACTTTGTGGGCGCCCACCGGGCCGGAGGACCTGCCCTGTGAAGCTCACCATCGTCGGCTGCACCGGCTCGTTTCCCGGCCCGAGCTCCCCGGCGTCCTGCTACCTCCTGACCGCCAGCGACGGCGAGCGGACGTGGAAGATCGTGATGGACCTTGGCAGCGGAGCCCTTGGCGCCATCCAGCGATACACGGACCTTGAGGACATCGACGCGATCTTCCTCACCCACCTGCACCCGGACCACTGCATGGACTTGTGCGGCCTGCACGTGGCCGTCCGCTGGAAGCCCGGCGGCTGGGGACGCGGCAGGATTCCGGTGTGGGGCCCCGCCGCGACGGCGGACCGGATGGCCACCGCCTACGGCCTGGAGCTCGATCCGGGGATGCACGAGGAATTCGACTTCACCAACTGGACCGAAAGGGAATCCGTCACGGTGGGGCCGTTCACGGTGACGCCGTTCGCGGTGAACCATCCCGTAAAGGAGGCCTACGCCCTGCGGGTGGAAGTGACCGAACCGGACAAGCAGGGCAACGCG
It encodes:
- the clpS gene encoding ATP-dependent Clp protease adapter ClpS, whose product is MTLSVALGPDTQEGTRTGTEASTDSLTAPDIPWNLVIWNDPVNLMSYVSYVFQSYFGYAESKANKLMMEVHKKGRSIVAHGSKEQVERHAVAMHGFGLWATVERASGGNGGSSKNSGKSGGSGQGKGKRG
- the murI gene encoding glutamate racemase gives rise to the protein MAAAPGKTYPRIIMTTASSMDPSGAAASDSAASSTTAQVGSRPIGIFDSGVGGLTVARSIIDQLPNESILYVGDTANGPYGPLPIAEVRANALGVMDELVDSGVKLLTIACNSASAAVLRDARERYTAKYGIPVIEVIQPAVRRAVAATRSGRIGVIGTSATVGSRAYEDTFAAAPDLAITSVACPEFVSYVEAGITTGPALLAIAEEYLAPLKAAGVDTVVLGCTHYPLLTGVISFVMGDAVTLVSSAEETAKDVYRALATHDLQRTAVTPPEHHFIATGDAGQFETLARRFLGPEVLSVRHVDHVAAQYPTGSLARITPEMIAAAQIASARQSSSGPRISNFVGAHRAGGPAL
- a CDS encoding DUF2017 domain-containing protein; protein product: MAKAFKYGLKGITGFLEPAERELLRSLIDDVISMLQPAEHTSQDPLAALIGLDMDVQEPTDRAVKRLLPNVMKNDDGASLEFRQLTERSLRETKIGALRAAALDLDRDEVVLTAEGARFWSMALNDVRLVLAERLDIRDEEDAEHVHLMQDWSQAEDVESYLALVYNFTTWLQESLVQAMLQSLDSRG
- a CDS encoding MBL fold metallo-hydrolase, with product MKLTIVGCTGSFPGPSSPASCYLLTASDGERTWKIVMDLGSGALGAIQRYTDLEDIDAIFLTHLHPDHCMDLCGLHVAVRWKPGGWGRGRIPVWGPAATADRMATAYGLELDPGMHEEFDFTNWTERESVTVGPFTVTPFAVNHPVKEAYALRVEVTEPDKQGNAVSRILTYSGDTDSCAGLEEAAKDADLFLCEAAFEEGRDDDIKDVHLTGKRAGEAAESAGARRLLLTHIPVWTSPTTVMAEARPVFGGDVAVAVAGVHYTV